Proteins co-encoded in one Medicago truncatula cultivar Jemalong A17 chromosome 8, MtrunA17r5.0-ANR, whole genome shotgun sequence genomic window:
- the LOC25502449 gene encoding uncharacterized protein, whose product MLLMVVVMDQDCSLKFLLVMIILFLGFIAWLENKVANSNEANKQRDEEVEVSDEILLFEQEDEENKLNEYCVCSFCGKFRNIIKRCSRCKNAIYCSKACHIMHWRFWHKDECVEIVSAEEHEESSFHGTQCFLLEHGNENSKYSFNDDDDEHKPYEGDVYYIESIKETAIGLQHGGCAVCGNPCSQKCSRCKAIKYCSQACQHFDWKLGHKLQCCVKKTSSTQVTTSNQEWPTDENVIMPPNPDEVVDNDHSYDPLCLEFYSEENTNNKALILISQEANNKVQEVEEKMRNLKDELEMIRSENMTLQSKLNYWEIRAKYSSDRLYSFKKENEHQLIILKHENELISNAEKQARQMVTNLSQRLHCLQIAMETGVAERKKQEEFIHMLQNECAKTKREFHEQNKYVERLRQKLDNVPQFPIRMAEETKQKLTIPSKAILADESKAAVVEVYKTISLSRNPTLTSQSCTICLSNEKDLAFGCGHMTCRECGSKIRKCHICRKKITDRIRLFPG is encoded by the exons ATGCTTCTAATGGTGGTAGTCATGGATCAAGATTGCTCCCTCAAGTTCTTATTGGTAATGATAATACTCTTCCTAGGGTTTATTGCTTGGCTAGAAAACAAAGTAGCAAACTCAAATGAAGCCAATAAACAAAGGGATGAGGAGGTGGAAGTTAGTGatgaaatattattgtttgaacAAGAGGATGAAGAGAACAAACTAAATGAATATTGTGTTTGCTCCTTTTGTGGCAAATTCAGAAACATAATCAAAAGATGCTCACGATGCAAAAATGCTATATATTG CTCAAAAGCATGCCATATCATGCATTGGAGATTTTGGCACAAAGATGAATGTGTTGAGATAGTGTCTGCAGAAGAACATGAGGAATCATCTTTTCATGGAACCCAGTGCTTTCTCTTGGAGCATGGAAAC GAAAACTCTAAATACtcattcaatgatgatgatgatgagcaTAAACCATATGAGGGGGATGTTTACTATATTGAGTCAATTAAAGAAACAGCAATAGGGCTTCAACATGGTGGCTGTGCAGTTTGTGGCAATCCATGTTCCCAAAAATGCTCAAGATGCAAAGCTATAAAATATTG CTCACAAGCATGCCAACATTTTGATTGGAAATTAGGGCATAAATTACAATGCTGTGTTAAGAAGACAAGTTCAACTCAAGTAACAACAAGCAATCAAGAATGGCCTACAGATGaaaat GttataatgcctccaaatccaGATGAGGTGGTAGATAATGATCATTCATATGACCCTCTTTGCTTGGAATTTTATTCAG aagaaaacaccaacaacaaggCTCTGATTTTAATTTCTCAG GAAGCTAACAACAAAGTCCAAGAGGTTGAGGAAAAAATGAGAAACCTAAAAGATGAATTGGAAATGATCAG AAGTGAAAATATGACACTGCAATCAAAGCTTAACTATTGGGAAATTAGGGCAAAGTATTCTTCTGATAGACTTTACAGCttcaagaaagaaaatgaacacCAG TTGATTATTTTGAagcatgaaaatgaattgatatcgAATGCTGAGAAACAAGCTCGTCAAATGGTTACGAATTTATCTCAAAGGCTTCATTGTTTGCAG ATTGCAATGGAAACTGGAGTAGCAGAGAGGAAAAAACAAGAAGAGTTTATACATATGCTGCAG AATGAATGTGCCAAGACTAAGAGAGAGTTTCACGAACAAAACAAGTATGTTGAAAGGCTTAGACAGAAGCTTGATAATGTACCTCAATTTCCTATAAGAATGGCCGAAGAGACGAAACAAAAATTAACCATTCCTTCTAAGGCAATTTTGGCTGATGAATCCAAGGCTGCTGTTGTTGAG GTGTACAAGACAATCAGTTTAAGCAGAAATCCAACCTTGACTAGTCAG TCTTGTACAATTTGCTTAAGCAATGAGAAGGACTTGGCATTTGGTTGTGGACACATG ACTTGCAGAGAGTGTGGATCGAAAATTCGCAAGTGTCATATATGTCGAAAGAAGATCACTGATCGAATTAGGTTGTTCCCAGGCTGA
- the LOC25502451 gene encoding uncharacterized protein, which yields MSEMDEEAPDVLCELENVQGLVDALTAVRWKRHQDAVIELSEHGIVLIVEESGCLQAKVYLKKELFVRYDYNAEGRPRFGVSLGLFVDCLNAFSVPGHSGVIQIQYPGPDMQLLLKSVDSLDASICAEIRTRIPDTVAWDYNFEPAGTNPLTFTVKSAALKEAIEDLEWPGSSIQITMEPDPPSVTLRAEGHGDLQIDFMYCANSELLIAFQCDHRASFKYKYKFLRASTSNMPSSVIKENRASKLSIGRGGMLKVQHLVSISKPTSHPYVDSAGYQQPGRIAHIEFFVKPEESED from the exons ATGTCAGAAATGGATGAAGAAGCACCAGACGTTCTATGCGAACTGGAAAACGTACAAGGCTTAGTCGACGCTTTAACCGCCGTTCGATGGAAGCGCCACCAAGACGCCGTCATAGAATTATCCGAACACGGCATCGTTTTAATCGTTGAAGAAAGTGGTTGCCTTCAAGCAAAGGTTTATCTCAAAAAAGAG CTATTTGTTCGATATGATTACAATGCAGAAGGACGACCTCGTTTTGGTGTGAGTTTAGGGCTTTTTGTTGATTGTTTGAACGCATTCTCGGTTCCCGGTCATTCTGGTGTTATTCAGATTCAGTATCCTGGTCCTGATATGCAGCTTCTCCTCAA ATCTGTAGATTCGCTGGATGCCAGTATTTGTGCAGAGATCAGAACAAGGATTCCTGATACCGTTGCATGGGACTACAATTTTGAACCTGCTGGGACTAACCCTTTAACCTTTACTGTTAAG TCTGCAGCACTAAAGGAAGCTATTGAGGATCTTGAATGGCCTGGATCAAGCATCCAGATAACTATGGAGCCAGATCCTCCTTCTGTTACGTTGAGAGCTGAAGGACATGGGGACCTGCAG ATAGATTTCATGTATTGTGCGAATTCCGAACTCTTGATAGCATTTCAGTGTGATCACCGAGCTTCTTTcaa GTACAAATATAAGTTCCTTAGAGCATCAACTTCTAATATGCCTAGTAGTGTTATTAAAGAAAATAGAGCAAGCAAGTTAAGCATTGGGAGAGGTGGAATGTTAAAAGTGCAGCATCTGGTTTCAATTTCCAAACCTACCTCGCACCCTTATGTGGATTCTGCCGGCTATCAACAACCTGGTCGAATAGCTCATATTGAATTCTTTGTGAAGCCTGAGGAAAGTGAAGACTAA
- the LOC112417351 gene encoding uncharacterized protein: MWDMTHKRADGKYVNEEAQKIGEKICNHIAENPDAYSEISPNDIVGKLFGKEHYGRVRGMGMGVVPTIAFKHTTTRLSGMEFGSFRGSTSSGSSTLQNQKFATMEAQMTALVGYIKAKEGGSLPPELAAALFPNDTQQASNVGSESSTPNDITRSSDENNARGA; the protein is encoded by the exons ATGTGGGATATGACCCACAAAAGGGCAGATGGGAAGTATGTGAATGAAGAAGCTCAGAAGATAGGG GAGAAAATTTGCAATCATATAGCTGAAAACCCTGATGCTTATTCTGAAATTTCTCCAAATGATATTGTTGGCAAGCTATTTGGAAAAGAGCATTATGGCCGTGTTCGAGGAATGGGAATGGGAGTGGTTCCTACTATTGCTTTTAAGCATACTACCACACGACTTAGCGGTATGGAGTTTGGCTCTTTTCGTGGTAGTACTTCAAGCGGCAGTTCTACATTGCAGAACCAAAAATTTGCAACTATGGAGGCTCAAATGACAGCACTTGTTGGCTACATTAAAGCGAAGGAAGGTGGTTCACTGCCTCCAGAGTTAGCTGCTGCCTTATTTCCCAATGATACACAACAG gCATCAAACGTAGGAAGTGAATCTTCAACACCCAATGACATAACTAGATCATCAGATGAAAACAATGCACGTGGAGCATGA
- the LOC25502450 gene encoding uncharacterized protein: MAWKWIVRRTRESKPFFFAFATICGVVPGVVGYCVMQATNTRSDQLESQLRSKARPESLMMGQVNKERLAEYLGELQRKENTNDRYVAALRGETLTRKPYVRIQPIPEQTDKEQKN; this comes from the exons ATGGCGTGGAAATGGATCGTGCGAAGAACTCGCGAATCAAAACCATTCTTCTTTGCATTCGCTACCATATGCGGCGTCGTTCCTGGAGTTGTTGGCTACTGTGTGATGCAAGCCACCAATACCCGCAGCGATCAGCTCGAATCTCAACTCCGCTCTAAGGCTCGCCCTGAATCACTG ATGATGGGACAAGTGAATAAAGAGAGACTGGCAGAATATCTTGGAGAGCTGCAGCGAAAGGAGAATACCAATGACCGTTATGTTGCTGCTCTAAGAGGAGAGACTTTAACAAGAAAACCTTATGTGAGAATTCAACCAATTCCAGAGCAAACCGACAAGGAGCAGAAAAATTGA